From the genome of Longispora fulva:
CCCTGGAGGTACCGCGCGAGGAGTGGCACTGGACGCTCCTGATCCGGCTGCCGGACTTCGTCACCCCGGACATGGTCATCGGGGGTGCCCGGTTCGCGCGGCTCACCGAGGGGACCGTGGTGCAGGTGATGCACACCGGGCCGTACGCGAACGAGCCGGAGACCCTGGCCAGGATGGACGCGTTCATGACGGCGCGGGGGCTCGCGCACGCGGGGCGGCACCACGAGATCTACCTGTCGGACCCGCGCCGCACGGCCCCGGAGGCGATGCGCACGATCCTGCGCCAGCCGGTCCTGGCGGCGGCCCGGGGCTGACCCGGACGGCCCGGCCTCACGTCGGGCTGATCACCGAGAACTCCGCGTCCTGCGGATCCAGCAGCACCGCGACCCGCCCCACGCCCGGCACGTCCGCCGGCTCCCGCACGATCTGGCCGCCCGCGCGGACGCACGCCGCGGCCGTGGCGTCCGGGTCGGTGACCGCGAAGTACACCGACCAGCGCGGCGGGCCCGTGACCTGCTGCAACCCGGCGACATGCCGGTCGGCCACGGTGAACACCCGGTAGTCTGACCGGCCGATCATCGGCGGCACGGTGATCCCGAACGCCTCGGCGTAGAACGGGGCCGCCGCCTCGGCGTCGGGGGTGTCGAGCTCGTTCCACGTCCACGCGCCGGGTTCGTTGACGACCTGCGCGCCGAAGAAGTCGTGCGCCTGCCACACGCCGAACACCGCGCCGGTGGGATCGGCGGCCAGCAGGATCCGGCCGACGGGCGGCACGTCCATCGGCGGCATCAGCACCTGGCCGCCGGACGTGCCGATCCGGCCGGCCACGTCGTCGGCCGCGTCGGCGGCGAGGTAGGTGGCCCAGAACGTCGGCGGCTGCTGGGGCATGGTGACGCCGATCCCGGCGACCGGGCGGCCGTCGAGGAGCATCATCGTGTACCCGCCGAACTCGGCCGGTCCGGGTTCGCCCGTCCAGCCGAACACCGCCTTGTAGAACCCGATGGCACCCCGCTGATCGGCGGGGGCCATCAGCTCGACCCAGCAGGGCGTTCCCTGCGCGTACGGCGCGTCGACCTTCACCGCACCATTGTGCCGACCTCAGGACGCCGAAGGGCCGATTCCGGGGTACTCACTCAGCGCCGCGGCCTCCGGGGTCGCCCCCGCCCCGGCCAGGATCGCGTACGCCTCCCGCCAGCACTCCGCCGCCGCCTCCGCCCCGTCGGCGCCCGCCCGGGCGTGTCCGAGGACGACCAGCGCCCGGGCGTGCCCGAGCCGGTAACCCGCCGCCCGGTGCGCCTCGGCGGCCCGTCCGGCGTGCCCGACGGCCTCGGCGTGCCGGCCCAGGCGGACGAGGGCCGCGGCGAGCGCGACCCCGGCCCGGGCGGCCAGCTCGCCGCCCTCCTCGCCGGTGACCAGCACCAGGGCCCGGCGGGCGTCCTCGCGGGCCTGCTCGGCGTGGCCCCGGGCCAGGTGCACGGAGCTCTGCCCGACGAGCGCCGCGCCCTCGGCCGGCCGGTGGCCGTTCTGCCGTGCGAGGCGCAACGCGGTGGCGTACCCGTCGGCGGCCTCGTCGAGCCGGCGGCACCGCAGCGCGACTGCGGCGACGGTGTTGTGCACGTACGCGGCGATGCCCTGCTGCGGGACGTGCGGGGTGAGTTCCAGGGCGGCCCGCGCGTACTCCGTCGCCCGGTCGGTGTCGCCCAGGTCCAGGTAGGCCATTGCCGCGCTGTCCAGCACCGCCCACTCGGCCGTCCGGTCGCCGATCTCGCGGGCCAGGTCGAGGGCCGCCGTGAGGTGCTCCACGGCGGCGGACAGCCGGCCGAGCGCGTGGCAGGTCATGCCGAGCCGGTTGCGGGCGTGCGCCACCCCGGGGCGCAGCCCGGCCCGGTGGAACAGGTCGACGGCGCGGCGCTGGTACTCGACGGCGAGCTCCGGCCGGCCGAGTTCCATGTGGGCCAGGCCCAGCTCGGTGAGGCTCGCGGCCTGGCCCGACAGCCGGCCGACCGACTCGTGCAGGGCCAGTGCCCGCTGGTACAGGTCGATCGCCGCCGGCCAGGCGCCCCGCAGCGCGTGGCTGGCCCCGAGGCTGGTCAGCGCCGTGGCGGCCAGGTCCGGCCAGTCGGCCTTGTCGGCCAGCTCCACGGCGGCGGAGAGGTGGTGCTCGGACTCGTCGCGCCGGCCGACGCAGCTGTGCGCCGCGGCGAGGCTCAGGTGCGCCGAGGCCTGGGCCCGCAGGTCGCCGGTGCTGTTCGCGGCGGCCAGGCCGGCGTCGGCGACCGTGAACCAGTCCAGCGGGTGCGGCCGGGTGGAGAACCAGCCGCGCAGGGCGTCGGCCAGCAGGGCCGCGTCGGCGTGCGCGCCCCGGTCGGCGGCGTCGGTGACCATCGCGACCAGGTTGGCCAGCTCGGCCTCCAACCAGGCGCCGGCCTCCTCCCGGTCGGCGGGCGCGGACCCCGGCGGCCAGGCCGGGACGCCCGCGGCGGGCTCGTAGGGCAGTCGGACCTTGTTCGGGTACAGCAACCGGGCCGCCGCGTCCGCCGTGCCCAGGTAGTGCCGGGTGAGCCGGTCCAGGGCGGCGGCCCGCTCGGCGGGGGAGTCCTCGCCCTCGGCGCGCTCCACGGCGTACAGCCGCAACAGGTCATGGCACCCGAAACGCTCCCCGCCGACGCTCATCAGATGCGCCGCCGCGAGCTGGTCGAGCAACCGGCCGGCCTCCCCGACCCCGACCCCCGCGACAGCGGCGGCCGAGGCGACGCTGATGTCGGTACCCGGGGCCAGGCCGATCAGCCGGAACAGCCGCCGGGCGTCCGGCCCGAGCCGCGCGTACGACAGGTCGAACGTCGCCCGTGCCGCGGCCTGTCCGTCCCCGCTGATCTCCAGCGCGTCGAGCCGGCCGCCGGACAGCTCGGCGACGTACCCGGCCAGGGTCCGTTCCGGGTGGTCGGCGAGCACGGCGGCGGCGACCCGCAGCGCGAGCGGCAGCGCCCCGCACAGCCGGACCAGCGCGTCGGTCTCGGCCGGCTCGGCGGCGAGCCGGTCCGCGCCGAGCACCCGGGCGAGCAGGGCGCGTGCCTCTGCGGGGGTGAGCGCGCCGAGGGTCAGCCGGTGCGCGCCGTCCACGGCGACCAGCCCCGACAGCCGGTCCCGGCTCGTGACCAGGGTCAGGCCGTCCGCTCCGCCCGGCAGCAGGGGGCGGACCTGTTCGGCGCTGGCGGCGTTGTCGAGGAGGACGAGGACCCGGCGGCCGGCCAGCAGCGACCGGTACAGGCTGGCGGCCTCGTCCAGGTCGGTCGGCACCCGCTCGGCGGGCACCCCGAGCGCGCGGAGGAAGCCTGCCAGGGCCTCGGCGGGCCGGAGCGGGCGGGCCGGGGGCGGGGCGTGGCCGCGCAGGTCGACGTGGAGCTGGCCGTCGGGGAAACGGTCGGCGGCGCGCTGGGCCCAGTACACGGAAAGGGTGGTTTTGCCGACCCCGCCGCCGCCGACGATGGCGGCGACCGTGACATCGCGGGGGAGCGCGTCGAGGGTGGCCAGGTGCTCGTCGCGGCCCGTGAACGCCGAGGCGGACGCGGGCAACTGCCGGGGCCGGGGCGCGCCCGGGGGTGCCGGCACGTCCAGGTCGGGGTCGGTGGCCAGGATACGGGCGTGCAGCCTGCGTAGGTCGGCCCCCGGCTCGACCCCGAACTCCGCGGTGATCAGCCGGTAGAACTCCCGGTAGGCGGCCAGGGCCTCGGTCTGGCGGCCCGAGCGGTACAGGGCGAGCATCAGCAGGTTCCACAGCCGTTCGCGCTGCGGGTGCCGGCGGGTGAGGATCCGCAGCTCGGCGGCCGCCTCGTCGTGCCGGCCGAGGCCTAGCTGGGCGGCCATCGCGTCCTCGGCGGCGACCTGGCGCAGGTCGGCCCACCGACCGGCCTCCGGCCAGGCCAGGTCCGGCAGGTCCTCCAGGACGTCGCCGCGCCACAGGTCCAGCGCGGCGGTCAGGTGCGCGGCGGCCTCGGCGTGCCCGCCCCGGTCGAGGGCCTCGCGGCCCCGGGCGTGCAGGGCCGTGAACGTGTGCGTGTCGAGCTCGGCGTCGTCGACCCGCAGCAGGTAGCCGCCGTTGCGGTGCGGCAGCCGGTCGCGGCCGAGGAGCCGGCGCAGGTCGGACACGTAGGACTGTAGGTTGGCCGTCGCGGAGTCGGGCGGGTCACCGGCCCACAGCTCGTCCACGAGCCGCGCGGCCGACACCGGCTGGTTGGGCCGGGTGAGCAGGATCGCGAGGAGGAGGCGTTGCCGGCGGCGCGCCGGTCGGCGCACCGTGCCGTCGTCCGCCCGGATCTCCAGCGGACCCAGGATGCGAAACTCCACCGGGATCCCCTCGTCTCGCCCAAGCCCACACAATACGCACAGTGACCGGAATCTGAAAAGGGACCGTCGCCGGGCGGGGGCGCCCGGCGACGGCACGGCGGACCTAGCAGTACGGGAGCGTCTCCCAGCCGATGGCCCTGATCAGGTTCCCGCTCACCCAGCCCTCGACGCCCGTGGTGGTGTCGGTGATCCGCACCCAGTAGCCACCGGTGGTGCTGGGTCGGCAGTGCGCGCGCACGGCGTGGGCGGCGTAGCACAGCCCGAGGACGGCGCCGGTCTCGGGCGCGAGGCGGATCCGGGTGCCGTCGACGCAGGTGGCGGTGATGGACTGGATGGTCGGCTCGGCGGGTTCCGCGCCGGCCGGTGAGGCCAGGGCGACCGCGGACGACACGATCATGAGAGCCGTGAGTGTACTGGCGAGGTGACGTTGCATGGGTCCGTCCTTTCGTCAGGTCCTGCGAGACCGCGCTCGGTCTCCTGACGCCACCCTGACATTTTGTGTGATCCCGGTCTTGGAAAACCCGCCTTCCGTGCGGTCAGCGGTACTCCGGGTTCGGGAAGTCGAACCGGGCCCCGGCGTCCCAGGCCGAGCGCTGGTTGCCGTGTGCGGGGAAGCCTCCGGCGTCCTTGAGCATCCGCGCCAGGTGCAGCAGGTTCCACGTCATGAACGTCGTGTTCCGGTTCGTGAAGTCGTTCTGCGGGCCGCCGGAGCCGGGGTCCAGATAGGACGGTCCGGGGCCGGCCTCGCCGATCCAGCCCGCGTCGGCCTGCGGGGGGACGCTGTAGCCCAGGTGCTGCAGGCTGTAGAGCACGTTCATCGCGCAGTGCTTGACCCCGTCCTCGTTGCCGGTGATCAGGCAGCCGCCGACCCGGCCGTAGTAGGCGTACTGGCCGGCGTCGTTGAGGAGGCTGGAGCACGCGTACAGCCGCTCGATCACCCGCTTGGTCACGGAACTGTTGTCGCCCAGCCAGATCGGGCCGGCGATCACGAGGATGTCGGCGGCCATCACCCGCTCGTACAGCGCCGGCCACTCGTCGGTCGCCCAGCCGTGCTCGGTCATGTCGGGCCAGACGCCGGTGGCGATGTCGTGATCCACGGCCCGGATCTCGGACACGGCCACGCCCTGGGCCTCCATGATCGAGCGGCTGATCGCGACCAGTCCGCCGGTGTGGCTCAGCTCGGGGGAACGCTTGAGCGTGCAGTTGATGAACAGGGCACTCAGGTCGTCATACATGCCCCCCATCCTGGGGCACGCCGGACCCCGCGCGGGCCGGTTCCGGGCGGTCCGTCACCGTCCGGTAAGAACCCGGAAGATCACAATCCTTTTCCGGTTACGGTGGCGACCGACCCGGCGCGCGGCGGTCCGACGGGCGGGGAAGAGACCCGACGCTATGTCCCGGTGAGAGAGACGGCCACGGCGCCGTCCAGGGTCGCCAGCCGCCGTCGGCTCGTGACCAGGACCAACGACCCCGGGGTCCCCGGCACCAGTGGCCTGACCTGGGCCGCGTCGGCCGCGTCGTCGAGCACCACCAGCACCCGCTGTCCGGCCAGCTCGGTCCGCCACAGCGCGGCCCGTTCGTCGACGTCGGCGGGGATCCGGTGCCCGGGCACCCCGACGGACCGCAACAGCGCGTGGAGTGCCGCGCCAGCGTGGAGCGCCGCGCCCGGGTCCGTCACCGGGGCGCTGCCGCGCAGGTCGCAGAAGATCTGGCCGTCGGGGAACCGGTCGGCCAGGGCGTGCGCGGCCCGTACGGCGAGGGCGGTCTTGCCCACCCCGGCCGGCCCGTCGATCGCCGCGATCACCACCGCCGAGGACGTGCGGTCGGCGAGCGCCACCAGCCGCGCGACCTCCGCGGCCCGCCCGGGGAGGTCGGGGACGTTGTGCGGCAACATGCGCGGCGGGCCGTCTCCGGCCGGGTCGGTGGCCGCCGGCGTCAGATCGGGATCGTCGCGCAGGAGCCGGGCCCGCAGTTCCGCGAGGGCCGGGCCGGGGTCCAGGCCGAGTTCGTCGGCGAGGAGGCGGCGGGCGCGGTCGTACCGGGCCAGGGCCTCCGCGCGCCGGCCGGACCGGTGCAGCGCCACGAGCAGCAGCGCCAGGGGCCGCTCCCGCAGCGGGTACTCCTCGGCGAGCGCCACCAGCGGCCCGAGCGCCTCCCGGTGCCGGCCGGCCAGCAGTTCCCGGTCGAGACGCTCCTCGAGGACGCCGATCCGTTCGTCGACCCAGCCGGAACGCAGCCGCTCCACGGGGCCGGTGTCCGGCAGGCCGGCCAGCGGCTCGCCCCGCCACAGGTCCAGCGCGGCGCGGAGCGGGGCCGTCCCGGAGCCGGCCGCCAGTGCGCGGAACGCGTGCAGGTCCACGGCCCCGGGTTCCAGGTCCAGCACGTACCCCCCTGGGCGGTGGGTGACGGCGAGCCCGGCGGGCCGCAGCACCACCCGGAGCCGGGACACGTAGGACTGGACGAGGCCGGCAGCGCGGTCCGGCGGCTGGCCGTCCCAGAGGGCCGCGACGAGCCGCTCGACGGGCACGGCCCGGCCGGCGTCGACGGCCAGCAGGGCGAGCACCACCCGCTGCATCGGCGGCCCCAACCGCAGCGACGCGCCGGCGTGCCACACCTCCACCGGTCCCAGCAGCCCGATCCTGATCCGACTCAGCTCTTCCCCCACCGGCGAAACGTACTGGCCGGCCCGAGCCGTGGCCATTGAGCCTTGTCACCGGCGCGACGGTTGACAGCGGGCGTACAGCGTGCGTGCAGCGAGTTGATCTAGGTTTTCCCGTGGTGGTGCCAGGGCTGGGCCATCCGTGCGCCGCTGGTCACCCCGTCGACTGGCGGCGCGGCGGGTCCGCCGGTCAGGCGGCGGACCCGGTGCCCCATTCACTGGTCGGGCCACCACATGAGTCAGGTCAGCACCTGGTCCAGGTGGGCGGCGTAGGCCTGGCCCAGGTCGGTCAGGCGGGACTCGCCCAGCGCGAGGGGAACGCCGTAGAACCCGGCGAGAAGTGCGGTCACGGCCGCGTCCACCGGCACCGCGAGCTCCCCGTGCGCCGCGGCCACCGCCAGGTGCCGGGCGAACAGCTCGGCCTGCGGCGTGATCTCGACGTCGAGGGCCGCCGGGGTGCCGAACACCAGCAGCCGCTCGGCCGCCCCGACGTCCAGCACCGCGCACACGCCGCCGCCACGGGCGACCTCCGCGGTGATCTCGAACCACATCCGGG
Proteins encoded in this window:
- a CDS encoding GyrI-like domain-containing protein — encoded protein: MTSAVAKLDLARADRDYYTATAAPELREFGTRHYAAVDGRGAPEGPEYVAALEVLYPAAYGAKKRAKAQGRDFVVAKLEGLWWVESDLPPLEVPREEWHWTLLIRLPDFVTPDMVIGGARFARLTEGTVVQVMHTGPYANEPETLARMDAFMTARGLAHAGRHHEIYLSDPRRTAPEAMRTILRQPVLAAARG
- a CDS encoding VOC family protein, translating into MKVDAPYAQGTPCWVELMAPADQRGAIGFYKAVFGWTGEPGPAEFGGYTMMLLDGRPVAGIGVTMPQQPPTFWATYLAADAADDVAGRIGTSGGQVLMPPMDVPPVGRILLAADPTGAVFGVWQAHDFFGAQVVNEPGAWTWNELDTPDAEAAAPFYAEAFGITVPPMIGRSDYRVFTVADRHVAGLQQVTGPPRWSVYFAVTDPDATAAACVRAGGQIVREPADVPGVGRVAVLLDPQDAEFSVISPT
- a CDS encoding AfsR/SARP family transcriptional regulator yields the protein MEFRILGPLEIRADDGTVRRPARRRQRLLLAILLTRPNQPVSAARLVDELWAGDPPDSATANLQSYVSDLRRLLGRDRLPHRNGGYLLRVDDAELDTHTFTALHARGREALDRGGHAEAAAHLTAALDLWRGDVLEDLPDLAWPEAGRWADLRQVAAEDAMAAQLGLGRHDEAAAELRILTRRHPQRERLWNLLMLALYRSGRQTEALAAYREFYRLITAEFGVEPGADLRRLHARILATDPDLDVPAPPGAPRPRQLPASASAFTGRDEHLATLDALPRDVTVAAIVGGGGVGKTTLSVYWAQRAADRFPDGQLHVDLRGHAPPPARPLRPAEALAGFLRALGVPAERVPTDLDEAASLYRSLLAGRRVLVLLDNAASAEQVRPLLPGGADGLTLVTSRDRLSGLVAVDGAHRLTLGALTPAEARALLARVLGADRLAAEPAETDALVRLCGALPLALRVAAAVLADHPERTLAGYVAELSGGRLDALEISGDGQAAARATFDLSYARLGPDARRLFRLIGLAPGTDISVASAAAVAGVGVGEAGRLLDQLAAAHLMSVGGERFGCHDLLRLYAVERAEGEDSPAERAAALDRLTRHYLGTADAAARLLYPNKVRLPYEPAAGVPAWPPGSAPADREEAGAWLEAELANLVAMVTDAADRGAHADAALLADALRGWFSTRPHPLDWFTVADAGLAAANSTGDLRAQASAHLSLAAAHSCVGRRDESEHHLSAAVELADKADWPDLAATALTSLGASHALRGAWPAAIDLYQRALALHESVGRLSGQAASLTELGLAHMELGRPELAVEYQRRAVDLFHRAGLRPGVAHARNRLGMTCHALGRLSAAVEHLTAALDLAREIGDRTAEWAVLDSAAMAYLDLGDTDRATEYARAALELTPHVPQQGIAAYVHNTVAAVALRCRRLDEAADGYATALRLARQNGHRPAEGAALVGQSSVHLARGHAEQAREDARRALVLVTGEEGGELAARAGVALAAALVRLGRHAEAVGHAGRAAEAHRAAGYRLGHARALVVLGHARAGADGAEAAAECWREAYAILAGAGATPEAAALSEYPGIGPSAS
- a CDS encoding SH3 domain-containing protein, with translation MIVSSAVALASPAGAEPAEPTIQSITATCVDGTRIRLAPETGAVLGLCYAAHAVRAHCRPSTTGGYWVRITDTTTGVEGWVSGNLIRAIGWETLPYC
- a CDS encoding flavodoxin family protein, with the protein product MYDDLSALFINCTLKRSPELSHTGGLVAISRSIMEAQGVAVSEIRAVDHDIATGVWPDMTEHGWATDEWPALYERVMAADILVIAGPIWLGDNSSVTKRVIERLYACSSLLNDAGQYAYYGRVGGCLITGNEDGVKHCAMNVLYSLQHLGYSVPPQADAGWIGEAGPGPSYLDPGSGGPQNDFTNRNTTFMTWNLLHLARMLKDAGGFPAHGNQRSAWDAGARFDFPNPEYR
- a CDS encoding AfsR/SARP family transcriptional regulator; translation: MGEELSRIRIGLLGPVEVWHAGASLRLGPPMQRVVLALLAVDAGRAVPVERLVAALWDGQPPDRAAGLVQSYVSRLRVVLRPAGLAVTHRPGGYVLDLEPGAVDLHAFRALAAGSGTAPLRAALDLWRGEPLAGLPDTGPVERLRSGWVDERIGVLEERLDRELLAGRHREALGPLVALAEEYPLRERPLALLLVALHRSGRRAEALARYDRARRLLADELGLDPGPALAELRARLLRDDPDLTPAATDPAGDGPPRMLPHNVPDLPGRAAEVARLVALADRTSSAVVIAAIDGPAGVGKTALAVRAAHALADRFPDGQIFCDLRGSAPVTDPGAALHAGAALHALLRSVGVPGHRIPADVDERAALWRTELAGQRVLVVLDDAADAAQVRPLVPGTPGSLVLVTSRRRLATLDGAVAVSLTGT